Proteins encoded in a region of the Triticum dicoccoides isolate Atlit2015 ecotype Zavitan chromosome 3A, WEW_v2.0, whole genome shotgun sequence genome:
- the LOC119267256 gene encoding homeobox-DDT domain protein RLT3-like, which produces MMAKGFLAKSDNAGTKKSPLQIQMLESFYSEVQYPKPEDLTEYAASVGLTYNQVRIWFKERRRKERRHMEAAEVHVETQASARSNWPRCSSSRSSNSSQSPMQDTTGHHSYQDQSVLKKRKIMSPTAQRSTLPFENNDPVRKHGKGKGLMTVWHAMYSQTAEIQDCSSFIDESGCLRSLRPFEDFGGKLAQKQTLPRKKVNKKSRPAPSKRKVTCGRVTDLKEHPLVECHLSVDESESSELRTEHATLVDDEELELSELQAGPNPLRCSAHISSTGRHGCPLCKDLLARFPPTSVRMKQPFPTKPWESSPEMVKKLFQVVRFVYTHFGSMDVHPFTFDEFAQAFHDKDSLLLGKVHVSLLKLLMLNTERGSGSVFVPRSSKDSRFSSFLNFVREQEFDVNFWIKSLNSLTWVEILRQVLVASGFGSDHHMLNRNFFNKEKNQMVKYGLRPRTLKGELFALLSKKGSGGLKVAELAKSPQIIGLNLSGASEVEQLIFSTLSSDITLFEKIAPSAYRLRVDPRIKGKEDSRSDTEDSGTVDDDGDASSSGDESDGPQESYPEHESRIIRWRQKNVHKNMNKCSEIDESYSGERWLLGLMEGEYSDLSIDEKLDCLVALIDVVSGAGSVPRLEEPQSVLSNIQRAQSHASGGKIKKCTRTIYQSSDEYLNRPGSSHSFDSSMQGQSGSLRSQDYIADSGANESPTGFAHQPQIVLLGSDRRYNNYWLFLGPCRADDPGHRRVYFESSEDGHWEVIDSPQDLLSLLSVLDIRGTREAHLLASMKKRQSCLFEGMKKHLEDGCVVALTASSDSSRSETSSGNRYSPKPSSGDGASPLSDIDSASVPTYLAGNLQNASSAIGIGVGRRSDEKMLKWERLQALDKWIWTSFYSSLTAVKCGKRSFKESLVHCESCHDLYWRDEKHCRICHSTFEVGFDLEERYAIHAATCREPEDLYDVPNHKVLPSQLQALKAAIHAIEARMPTAAFTGLWMKSSHNLWVKRLRRTSSLPELLQVLVDFVGAIDEDWLYQRSSAVSFSSYVDDITVYFQTMPQTTSAVALWVVKLDALIAPHLAQADSGRGLGKGSIQTRA; this is translated from the exons ATGATGGCCAAAGGATTTCTAGCCAAGAGTGATAATGCAGGGACaaagaaatctcccctgcaaatccAGATGCTGGAGAGCTTTTATTCTG AGGTACAATATCCGAAGCCGGAGGATCTGACAGAGTATGCGGCATCTGTTGGTTTGACTTACAACCAGGTCAGAATATGGTTCAAAGAGCGGAGGCGGAAAGAGAGGAGACACATGGAAGCTGCAGAGGTTCATGTGGAAACACAAGCTAGTGCAAGATCAAATTGGCCTAGATGTAGCAGCAGCAGGTCTTCCAATTCAAGCCAATCTCCAATGCAAG ATACCACAGGACATCATTCCTACCAGGATCAAAGCGTTTTGAAGAAGAGAAAG ATCATGTCGCCTACTGCTCAGAGATCCACTTTGCCATTTGAGAACAATGATCCTGTGAGGAAGCATGGAAAGGGCAAAGGTTTAATGACAGTGTGGCATGCAATGTATTCCCAAACTGCAGAAATTCAAGATTGCTCCAGTTTCATTGATGAAAGTGGTTGCTTGAGGTCATTGAGACCATTCGAAGATTTTGGTGGAAAGCTTGCCCAA aaacaaactttGCCACGGAAGAAAGTAAACAAAAAGAGTAGACCTGCACCGAGTAAAAGAAAG GTGACATGTGGCAGAGTTACTGATTTGAAGGAGCATCCTCTAGTGGAGTGCCATCTTTCAGTTGATGAATCAGAATCCTCAGAACTACGAACTGAACATGCTACTTTAGTTGATGATGAGGAGCTTGAGCTCAGTGAGCTACAAGCAGGTCCTAATCCGTTAAGATGTTCAGCTCATATTTCTTCAACTGGGAGACATGGCTGCCCCCTTTGTAAAG ATTTACTTGCCAGGTTTCCTCCAACAAGTGTCAGGATGAAACAGCCATTTCCCACAAAACCTTGGGAGTCATCACCTGAAATGGTGAAAAAGCTCTTCCAG GTTGTCCGGTTTGTCTACACACATTTTGGTAGTATGGATGTTCATCCCTTTACGTTTGATGAGTTTGCACAAGCATTCCATGACAAG GACTCCTTGTTGTTGGGGAAAGTACATGTCAGTCTTCTCAAGCTACTTATGTTAAACACAGAAAGGGGCAGCGGCAGTGTGTTTGTACCAAGATCGTCTAAAGATAGCAGATTCTCAAGCTTTCTGAACTTT GTTAGAGAACAAGAATTCGATGTGAATTTTTGGATCAAATCCCTGAATTCTCTTACTTGGGTTGAAATACTACGCCAGGTTCTGGTTGCTTCAGGTTTTGGTTCAGATCATCATATGCTGAATCGGAATTTCTTTAACAAG GAGAAAAATCAAATGGTTAAGTATGGGTTACGTCCTCGTACACTGAAAGGTGAATTGTTTGCACTATTGTCTAAGAAAGGAAGCGGTGGGTTAAAGGTTGCTGAACTTGCCAAATCACCACAG ATTATTGGTCTTAATCTCTCTGGCGCATCAGAAGTAGAGCAGCTTATTTTCTCCACTCTCTCTAGTGACATCACATTGTTTGAGAAGATTGCGCCTTCTGCATATCGTCTCCGTGTTGATCCTCGGATTAAAGGAAAAGAAGATTCTAGATCAGATACCGAGGATTCTGGAACTGTTGATGATGATGGGGATGCTAGCAGCAGTGGTGATGAATCTGATGGTCCACAAGAGAGTTATCCTGAGCATGAAAGTAGAATTATCAGGTGGAGACAGAAAAACGTACATAAAAATATGAATAAATGCAGTGAAATTGATGAAAGTTATTCCGGAGAACGATGGCTACTGGGGTTGATGGAAGGCGAGTACTCAGACCTAAGCATCGATGAGAAGCTGGATTGCTTGGTTGCTTTGATAGATGTTGTTTCTGGTGCTGGTTCTGTTCCAAGGCTTGAG GAACCACAAAGTGTCCTGTCTAACATACAGAGAGCACAGTCGCATGCCTCAGGTGGGAAGATAAAGAAGTGTACAAGAACCATTTATCAATCTAGTGACGAGTACTTAAATAGACCAGGAAGCTCGCACAGTTTTGATTCTTCCATGCAAGGACAGTCAGGAAGCCTGAGGAGTCAGGATTACATTGCCGACTCTGGAGCTAACGAATCACCCACAGGATTTGCACATCAGCCACAAATTGTTCTCTTAGGATCAGATCGCAGATATAACAATTACTGGCTCTTCCTTGGCCCTTGTAGAGCAGATGATCCAGGGCACCGTAGGGTTTACTTTGAGTCCTCAGAAGATGGTCACTGGGAAGTGATAGATTCACCACAG GATTTACTCTCGCTGTTGTCTGTCCTAGACATCAGAGGCACCAGGGAAGCTCATCTTCTTGCATCAATGAAAAAGAGGCAATCATGTCTTTTTGAAGGCATGAAAAAACACTTGGAAGATGGGTGTGTAGTTGCGCTCACAGCATCATCTGATTCTTCTCGTTCCGAGACAAGCAGTGGAAACAGATATTCACCCAAGCCAAGTAGTGGAGATGGAGCTTCACCCCTATCAGACATTGACAGTGCTTCTGTTCCAACATATCTAGCTGGTAATCTTCAAAATGCATCATCTGCAATAGGAATTGGAGTTGGGAGGAGAAGTGATGAGAAGATGTTGAAGTGGGAAAGGTTGCAAGCGTTAGATAAATGGATCTGGACTTCTTTCTATTCTTCCCTTACTGCTGTTAAGTGTGGCAAGAGATCATTTAAAGAATCACTCGTTCATTGTGAAAGTTGTCATGATCTGTATTGGAGAGATGAAAAACATTGCAGAATATGCCACTCTACTTTTGAGGTTGGTTTTGATCTTGAAGAAAGATATGCTATACATGCGGCAACATGCAGGGAGCCTGAGGATTTGTACGATGTGCCAAATCATAAAGTTCTTCCTTCGCAGCTACAGGCACTTAAAGCAGCCATTCATGCTATTGAG GCACGCATGCCTACGGCAGCTTTCACTGGTTTGTGGATGAAGTCTTCACACAACCTGTGGGTTAAGCGGCTGCGACGGACATCATCATTACCAGAGCTTTTGCAG GTTCTTGTTGATTTTGTTGGGGCAATTGATGAGGATTGGTTGTACCAACGCTCATCAGCAGTAAGCTTTAgttcatatgtggatgacattactgTATACTTTCAAACGATGCCACAAACGACGTCTGCAGTTGCACTCTGGGTTGTCAAATTGGATGCCCTCATTGCACCTCATTTGGCACAAGCTGATTCTGGCAGAGGATTAGGCAAAGGGTCCATACAGACAA GAGCGTAG